AGCTAATCTGTTAAGTCATGTCCACCCCCGGTAATCACTGTGGTCCAAGGAGTGGAATTCTGTGACCAAGGTTGCCACCTGTacattctccccttccccttttaaTGATACCTAGTTCTCTTTGGATTGGCCAGGTGCCCAGCCTGTCTTACAGCTAGGCAAAGCTACATGGCTAAATTCTGGTCAATGAGATATAGGCAGAGACGTGTGTGGTTCTTTAGGGACAGAtcctgtatttgtttcctataaTCCTGCCTGATCTCCTGTTGCTTAATAATTTATTACAAATTTAgtagcttggggcacctgggtggctcagtcggttaagcggctgacttcggctcaggtcatgatctcgcggtccgtgagttcgagccccgcgtcgggctctgtgctgacagctcagagcctggagcctgttttagattctgtgtctccctctctctgaccctcccctgttcatgctctgtctctccctgtctcaaaaataaataaaatgttaaaaaaaattaaaaaaaatatatatatataaaccaaacaaacaaacaaacaaaaaaacaaatttagtagcttaaagcaacacaaatttattgtcttactgttctggaggtcagaagtctgacatggcTCTCACtaggctaaagtcaaggtgtcaggGGGTCTGTATGTCTTCCGGGGGCTGTAGGGGAGGCtctcattctttgtctttttcagtttctagaagCTGCTGCATGCCTTGGCTCATGACCCCTTCCATCTTTAAAGCCAGCGATACTATGTCACTGTGATATTGAttgttctctctgtttcttccacaTTTACGGACCCATTGGGCCCAGCTGGATAACCCAGGATCCTCtctctattttaaggtcagctaaTTAGCACTCTTCCATTTGCAACCTTAATTGCTCTTTGCCATGTAAcctaacatattcataggttctggggATCAGAACATGGACATCCTTGGGGTCTCATTATTCTGCCTATCGTAGATGGTTAGAGGAGAGTGGGTGTCCTTTTGtcctttcctcccccttcctgctATCTCGAATGGACTCAGATATGTCCACTTCTGGGACGAGGTACTGTGGTTGGCAGCCTACCAGAACCACTTTCGGCAATCGCTCaaatgagagagggaagggatgCTGGCTGGGCCCAAACACCAAATGTCCTCTGTAAACATCTGCTACAATAATGCTGCataaccaacccccccccccacccgagaTCTGATGACATTTATCATCAGTGGGTAGTAGCTCACAGGTCTTCAGCTgatggtggctcagtcgggctTCTCTGCGACCAACCGGGCTTAACTTTAGGCTGTGGGTTAAGTTAGGTGTGATCTATCTGTCTCTCATCCCCCTGGGACAGCGGCTCCTCAGGAATATTCTTCTCATGGCAGATGGCAAAGCAGATGAGGGCAAAGCAAGCCAAGCAGGCGCATTTAGAGCTCTTGCTTGCCTTGTGTCTgatcacatttcattggccaaagcgaGTCTCATGACCACACCTCGTGTCAATGGAGTGGAGACGAAAATTCTGGCCATTTTAGTGGGAGAGTCTTCAAGGTGAGGCAGCAAAGTTGCACGGGTAtgtaattctcttctttctctctcttttttttaattttttaaaatgtttacttatttttgagagacagagcatgagcgggagaaggcagacacagagtccgaagcaggctctgctgtcagctcagagcctgatgtggggctcgaactcatgaactgtgagatcatgacctgagccaaagtcggatgcttagctgacagagccacccaggcgcccctgtaattctATCCATGAAGGATACAAAGGGTTGGGAGCCATCATCCACTTGGCCACGATAGTGTAAAGCAAACCATTTCCCTCACCACTGGGGGAGGCTTGGAGGGATTTTTCTTTGGGTCCACTTGACCTGAGGGACTACTAAAGTaatttcttttcctcccactatttaaaaaaaatacataaaacatatagaGACGTGCAGAGACTAATATATCACATACTGGAATATGTTCTTACAACCCAAATTTGAAAGATCATTTTTAGTCAAAAGAATCCCCTAGATTTGTATTCtattctttatatacatatatatacatatatgtatacatatacatatatagttataatttagtatatatatttcatatataatatatacgtttttaagtgggctccacatccaacatggtgcttgaactcatgaccctgagatcagaagttgcatgctctactgactgagccagtcaggtgtctCTATTCTTTTACTACTCCTGGAACATCAAATTTTTGAGACCCCCAGATAATAAATGCATTAGTTTCTGATCCAGAATCCTGGTTCCCATACACTGTAATATTACCATACTTACTTTATGTGGACATAGTCCTGACTATTCACGGTACCTGTATCACTTAGGAATTGTATTTGGCTGTGAGTAATAGTACCCTGAAAAAAAGGTGACGTAAATACACAAGGGATTATTCTTTGACAGAAGGAAGTCTTCAGGTGAGCAGCCCAAGGATGATCCAATACTTCTTCAGAATCATCAATCATCGGGAATCAGGATCCTTCTCTGTTTCCATTCTCGAGATTTCCTCATGGTCCTATATGGCTGCTGGAGCTCCCTCTATCATGTCTGCTTGTatatcctttttctctctcatcactCCCTGTGTATTCTTCTAAAATTAGGTACTTGGTTGGAGAGGATGACCTTTGTGGACCCAGGAGAATGTCCTTTGGTCAAGTACATTAGTGGTGGAGTACGTTTGTGACCTACAACTTCCCAGATTTCAAACCTATTCTCTTTTTCAGCTTACTgttcccacttttttttcttcctccctataACAGAATTACATATCCATGTTCTTTGCCAGGAAACTCTGTAGTGACTCCCATTGGAGTAAGCAGAGTGAACATTCCTGCCCTGCTGCCTTTGGACTTTGGACTTGATTAATGAAATGTGAGCAGCTATGACCCAGGCAGAATCTTTGAATGTGCTTGCATACCTTGGTTCAGCCTCTCGAACTTTCTGCAATCTTCTAGGAGAAGAACACACTCCCAGATACCTGCTAGTTCAAGAATAAGGAGATACATGGACCATACCCAAACCCAAACCTCAACCTGATTCAGACTCAGCTGATCTCAGGGAAGCCCATCAGGGTCATAGCTGAACAGCAGACCCATGAGTGAGaagtatttgcttatttttataagaCAGAGTTTTGGGAACTCTTTGTTACAGAGCATTACAATGACAAAAAGTTGACTAATACATCCACCAGGCAGGTCAACTCAGGAAAAAGAGTTAAGGATACTATTTTACACCTTTTGTGTTGAACGTAACAAGAAGCCAGCTATTTCAGTATGAAAAGGGAATGTATGGCTCACATTTCTGAATAGCTCAGGGGTAAATCTGGCATCTTGCCAGCTGAATACAGAACCCAGATGATATTGCAGAGCTTTGTGTTTCCTTCTACCTCTCTTTTGCCCCTGCTTCTCTTTGAATATAACTTTAGTTTTTGCTATGGTAAATAATTTCTAACACACTGCTGGAAGCTCAAACTTATGATTGGGAATCTCCACAGCTAGAGATTCCCAAGGATGGGGGAACTTTCCATTGAGACCTGGCCAATCAAGGTGCTTCGTGCTCCTGGCTATGGGATTGGTCCACTCATGGTCAGGTAGCCCAAGAAATCATTCTTGCCTAGAATTTTCGTGCTGGGATCCTTAGGAAAAAGTATCTGTCCTATATTCTAGGGTTCTATTGAGCTAATTCCTCAGGAATAGTGGAGCAGAGATATTTCCTCAAAAGAAGGGATGCTGGTCCAACTACACATGAACACAAAAGATACACAATTTAAGACTGGGAAGAGTAGGCTATTTCAGTCAGAACCTCTCAAATCCTAAATCCCTAAAAAAAGATGAgttcattcttcatttatttcaaaactcTTCTGTTGACCAATAATAGCTAccatgtattaatttttcttttgtgtattagGCATTTATTCAATCCTCGCTTGTAGAGATGAggcaatttacattttttcccaacatttatttatctctgagagacagagagtgagcaggggaggggcagagagagagggagacacagaatctgaagcaggttccaggctctgagctgtcagcacagaacctgacatggggttcaaactcgtgaaccctgagaccatgccctgagccaaagtcagaggcttaaccgactgaaccaccaaggtgccccaagatcaTCCTATTTTATACACAAACTATCTCAGGCTCGGAGAAGATAAGAAACTTGCTCAAAGAACAAAAGTGGTCACACCGCGATTCAAATTCAAATCTGTCTGCAAAGCCCaggctccttcctcccccacaTATTACCTGATGTACTGGCAGGGCCACACTGAGGCAAAACCGTGTTAAGGGTGGGGTAATCACCTCTCCCAAACCCCTCCCACTTTGCAGTCCTCCTTTTCTTTCGGCACCTCTCCTACTCAGTGGCGATGCTCTGGGGCTGGTGGGTGAATTCTCAGTGTGGTCACCTGGGCAGCAACTGAAGCTCTACCTGTTCATGATAAAACTGCTAACCCCCGTGCTTTAAGGCCCTGGATCTCTAACACAGATGAACCCAACCGAGTGTTCGCAAGAGAGTCCTCCAGGTAATGGTGTCACATTTGCACTTGACAAAGACCTTCAGGGTCTTACTTCTAGAGGGCTGCCGGTGGAGGGAACCAGCCCACAGGCAGCCACACAGAGTGGGCAGGCACATTAGTTTCCTGGGGTTCCTGCAACAAATCACATAAACTAGGTAGCTTAaagcaatagaaatttattctcccatAATTCCGGAtgccagaatttaaaaaaaaaccttttcttcccccaaggGCAAGAATGTCTTTGTCGAAGTGGGATGCTGGGGCGCGGGGGGAGGGAGACTCTCAGAGGCCTGGGGCTCTCCCAGTACTCAGCTGCATGCCCCACTGTGGCTGGCAGATCCAAGTGGTGGTGACAGCCCGGGGCCAGCAGCCAGGGTCAAGGGCCCCAGAGATTACCCCTCCCCACAGTGCCGTGCCACATGCTTGCTTTCTCACCAATTTCCCTGGAAAGACTTTATCGGACTtcacagctacatacaaaaggaaaatatccGTAGTCTAGAGCTATGTTCATTCATTACTTAGCAAGGATACTCACCCCAAATcataaaacattcagaaaaagctatcggttggggcacctgggtggctcagtaggttaagtgttcgactcttgatttcggctcaggtcatgatctcgttgttcgtgagtttgagccccacgttgggctccacgctgacagtgcagagcctgcttgggattctctctctccctctctctctctgcccctccctccctcatgcttgctctctctctcaaaaaaaaaaaaaagaaaaaaaaaactataaagaaaattacaaaaaaaaaaaaaaaaaaaaggacaagctGTCAGTTGACCAATTCCTGGTCTTCCAAGGGTTGAGTTGTATACAAGGTggggcagtggtgggggtggtgttGCAAAGCAGGGGGCGGATTCTGTTGCCCTGCAGCTTGTGGCTTACAGATCTTTCGAGGCGAAGATGGCACCTGAGCTGTCTTTCAACGCTAGACTCCCGAGGGAGCTTTGCTTATTTTCTGGTCTGTTCTTAGCTACCCCATGTTCTTTCAAAAGAGAAGTCATGCagaatcacacaaataaataactaAGAGAGGAAACATTCTGATCTCTTCCTTGGGAGCTGCCAAGGGCAGAGCTCTTGACCCAGGTCCCAAAGGCAGAGCTCTGCTAAAGCCTGCCTCTGCTGGTTATTCTTCCTGCCCTGTCCTCAACTCCAAACAcctgtaatttaattttcaacACCTTTAATCATCTGGCTACTTAAACCACCCCCTCACAACTTCCCAGCCTGACTCACATCAAGGCAGGCATTTCCggtgccttctctttcccctcctacGGCTTTCCTTCCTATTTATCCCGGACAATGCCCTTCTGCTCAgcctcattttattgatgaagaaactgaggcatatagTGGCAGAGCAAGTCCCTTATTGATCTTCAACACTGGTTCCCAGGCTTTTGGCTTTTGGAATTACTCTTGTGTAGGGAGAACATCCTGAGACAACCTACACTTACTTGCATTTGCAGTAACTTCCCACTTAATGGAGCCTGGCCAAGGTGGGGAACAGCCTTCTGTGGCTCTAGGCCAGGACCCGTCCGGATAATGGGGAAGGAAGTATCAAGGGTGAGGATATGCGTTAGGAAAGGCCTCCGGGCTGCTAGGAAGTTGTGTCTGCCGGGCATTGTGAGGTTCTTTACTCTATCAgcccattttctagatgaagaaaatgtggctcCAAGACGATTCGTGATCCGGCACCTGAGAGATGGCAGTGCGATTCACGGGTGAGTCTGTCGCCAGAGGCAGATTGGAGGTAAGAAGTACCTCAGGGGAGCTGCGGATGCCTCACCGAGGAGAGGGGAAGACTGGgtgccctgccctgctcctctgccctcctcGTTTGTTCCCAAATGACACCCTGTGAATCCTCCCCGGGCTGTATACGGACTTCCGCAGAAGCCATTGGAGCAGGCATGACCCCTGAGCCCACTGGTGATGTGTTCTCAGAACACCACAACTGGCTACTTTGGTAGAAATCAGTACCACTACTctatagtgtgtgtgtgggggggtgggggctgggtggggatgggggtgctTCAGGGCTCCCCAAACCTCGCAGagcctcagaatcacctgagatGCTTAAAAAAGGATGTTTCACTGGGGCCCTGCTCCATCCTGGGAGATGTGACCTGCCTCCCTGAGCCACTCCGCAGGAAGACTGGCACAGGTGGGGCGTTTCCTAGCACCTTCTGCTAGCCCAGTGAGGCAAGTGTCACCCTTGTCCTCTGAGCGACAGTGGAGATGCAGGTCTGAGTGGCAGCCAGTGGCCACGAGAGAGAATGTGACAGAAGGGGACAAGCAGGGCCTTCCTGGACAGAGACTCCTGGGTTTGGATCCATTCACGTCACCTGGGCCTTAATTCCCTCATCTCAATAATGGGTCCAGTAGTCCCGATTACAGAGCACTGAGGTGTGGTGCCCACTTCAAAGCAGGATTAAATTCACCAACCCGAGTGGGAGGCTGGCCCTGCGGGTTCTCACAACTGACAGCCAGTGACTGGAGGCCGTGCCAGTTGTGGGCGGACGGGCCTTTTGCTTCTGGGCGAGGTCCTTGACTCTGACAGACGTTGATTGCGAGGGATGTTCCCAGGGACAagagtggttttcaaactggCGGGACAAAACTTCCGGATGAAGTGCCACACACCGGGGACCCGCTCTATGGCAGGAGTTTCTCACACAATTTCATCTCACGCGGACCCCCACCCTCGCGGTAGGCGTGCTGGGCCTGAGCCCGGAGCCAGGTCTGTGTGGACAAGAACCACGCCCTGGGCTCCATTCAGGGTGGCTTTTCCTTTGGTTTACACCAGAAGCAGCCAAAAACTGATCAAAGCAGATAATCCAGATAATAATAGGTGTGTGGCTATAGCTCTCTACTGCCTCCCTCAGGGATCATGGAAGCCTGGGAGTTCTGCGGCCTTGGTGGCAGGCACCACCAGGCTGGTGCCAGGTGGCAGGAGGGCAGATCTGTGGGCCTCCTGCCCCACATGCCCTCAGTCACATTAGCGTCCAGGGGAGACTTCCACATAAATGGCATCGCTACTCAGGAAGTCACTTCGCTCCAGTTGCACAGCTAGGCTTTGGGACTTTGACCCCATGGGGAGCAGGTTCCTGCCTACCCCTGAGCTTCTGGGCCGAGTTTTCCATGTGCAGGCTGGGCTGGAACCAGACGGTCACCGTTCTCAAAACCCACTGATGTAGCCAGGTTCACGGCACGCCTCTGACCACATCTCCTTCCCAGCGGCCGCCTATCACATTTGATGACGGTCAAATTTTGTACTTTTCAACTTCATTATCAAGACTTCTCACTCTCTAGTCCCATTTTCCATCGAAGGTGTGCCGTACTCCAGCCATATCAGACAGTTGCCCTCCTTGCCGTTCCAGCACGGGTCACGCCTGGGGGGCCACCTTGTGTGGTACGGGCACCTGAGCCAGGGAGACGTGCACGTGAATGCTGGCTCTCAGATTAGTCACCAGcggagtgaccttgggcaagtcactgtaACTCCTGTTCTTCTGGCTGAACCATGTCTAAGACCAGGGCACAGGCTTTGGAGGGAACGGAGAGCTGCTTGGCCTCAAGGAGCTTCTCCTTGATTTCAGCCTCCGCAGCCACAGGTGCATGATGGGAAAACCCCAACCTTCCTTGCAAGACCGTGGAAATGAGTGGAGTAGAACATCTGGTGAGGAGGGCCTgccagctcttttttttcttttcagcaacCTACACCCACCAGGGTCGAGCTCCGGCCTTTCTTCTCTGTAACCTTAACCCCTGGCCTCCGGGGTCCTgatctcctttttttcctgctaagCACCCACACCACCCGACTCGGTTATGCCCGCCCAGCTGCCTGTGAGCCTGGGGCTCTGTGGATGCCCTGTGGCAGGTATAGTTCATTCCTGACAGGGGCCTCTGGCCTTGTTCATTTGCTCTGGAACCACGGACTGGATGGACCTCAGACGAACCTTAAATATTTGTCAACCCTGCTTTCCTCAGAGCTTGAGGCCAGCAATGTCCCCAGCACAGGACTGGCAGTCCCTGCGGCCTGAAGTCTCAGCCAGCGCATGCAACTGATGTGGCTGGAATGGGGAGGAACAAGGAGTTAGGGAAAgcgatttctctaattcttttcctCCCCATCAGAGGTGTGTGCACTTCAGGCTTAGACTAGGTGGGTCCCCTACCTCGCACCCTACCAGAGTGGAGGGTGAGCTCCAACGCTTCCAGacaaaatctttagaaaaaggaagtgaggaagagCCATTAGAACGGAGGAAGCGATTTCAAGAACTCTGATTACCAAAGACTTAAAGTAACAAACGCACTTTTAATTGATCTACAGATAAAAACTACTCAGAGCACGTCAGTAACCATTTCAGCCCCTACTCTGTTAGGGCCGTATCCTGTAGAGTCTTCAGGATCTAGGTTAATGGGCTATTTTCATCATTTCTCGTCATCCACAGCATTAGAAAAACAAGGCATTGTTATCAGTTTAGACGAAATGCATCGCCGGCAGCCAAATCCAGTTCCttatattccatattttttcttcagcTCTTCTACTTTGTTGATGTAAGCTTTCATGGCATCTTCCTTGGAAGTCCCTGGAAGGAGTCAACAGGGTTATTGGTCAGGGAGGCAGCACGGTAGGAAAGCAGCAGACTGCAGCCCTAGACAGCCCCCAGTTTTAAtgctctgaggctcagtttccctTGTAAGGTGGGGATTCCACTACCTGCACCTCACAGGCTTGGCCTGAAATACCTAAGGCGCCTGGCCCACGGTGAATGCTCCACAGAACCCTGAACCCATAACGTGTATACAGCTGTCCTGAGGCTTGTCATTGGCCTGCCGGCCATGTGAGTCCCCCGCTGCTGGAATGAGCGGTCAACCTGAGcctggggagagaggctggacACTCTGGACAGGCAGGAAAGCCTAACACGGGGAGCTGTAGTGACTTTAGTCGTCCTGCTTCCTCTCATGGTTGGCTTTCGCCTATCAAGTAGCCCTCTGCCGGGCTCTTATCTGCCAGATGTGGCCATGAAAAAGCAAAGCCAGATGCCCTCTTCTCCCCAGTGGGAAGCTGTGAGTAAAGTTTCACGAACTCTGAGTGAAAGCAGCTGGCTCATGGAGTGGAAGGAGGCAAAGTTTTGCCTTCGTGCTGCGGTCCAAAGGGCACTGACCGCAGCAGTAACACCCAGTTTCCTGGGTTCTGCGGCGAAGGGGAGATACGCCGGGAATCCGAGTGCTTTCTGGAGCATTGGAGAGTACACGGACACTGGGACAGAAATGCCCAGTGACAACGGGCAGTCAGACGGGCATTCCTGTCCCAGTTCCTTGCAAATCCTAGGAGTGTATTTATTGTATTCTGGCCCTTTTTGAATTCAAGGGTTTTCCATTTGCAGGAAGACAGAGGGCTTATTCAGAAATGAGCTAGCAAGAACACAAAAGCTGGCAGGCACTTCACTGCCAACTTGTGGGTCCTGCTGCTGCAGGTGGCACGTGATTAAGTCGGAGCCAGGCTCCTTCTTGGCTGCCGTTGCTTAGCATATAATAGCTCCATTCAGGGGCCTACGATGTGCCAGCAGCCTGCCATGCATTAGctcattcctttcttttatgTGCCTTTCTggctggaggggagctggggaaggCTGCTTGGGTAGGGGGTCACTACCCGGCCTTGTCGGGGAGAGGAAGGTGCGGGAATATACGGAAAACCCAGGCCAACTAATTACCTCCCAGCCTTTTCTCAGTAACctggtccccagcccctcctctcccaaTGATGCCATTGCGCAGAGATGGTGCTCTTGGAGGAGGCATACATGGTATTAGAAGAAAAAGTAGGTGGCCCAGTTTTTTTCCATTCTGGCTAGGTTAGGCCGGTTTCTAGCATGGGCCTCATCCACTTTGTTTTCTCTCCTCACCCCTAACACTTCATAATGAAGAGTGTTTCATTACTGGGCTTCACAAACCGGGGAAACTGATGAGAACAATCACCTTTCAGCTGATTCCAGGCATCCCACTTGGCCTTGCCTTTGAGATCCAACAGTCCAGGCCGTTCTGAAACAAGGGAAGAAAGGACATTAGATCCGCTTcaagcctttttaaaatgttttattgatttttgaaagagtgcgtgtgcatgcgtgggggagaggcagagagg
The window above is part of the Prionailurus bengalensis isolate Pbe53 chromosome C1, Fcat_Pben_1.1_paternal_pri, whole genome shotgun sequence genome. Proteins encoded here:
- the DBI gene encoding acyl-CoA-binding protein; its protein translation is MSQAEFDKAAEDVKHLKTKPADDEMLFIYGHYKQATVGDINTERPGLLDLKGKAKWDAWNQLKGTSKEDAMKAYINKVEELKKKYGI